Proteins encoded by one window of Teretinema zuelzerae:
- a CDS encoding TetR/AcrR family transcriptional regulator, with protein sequence MHIPQDVRRQTTKRKIVDAAVSLLSTSDYHQITSKDIAREAGISTGSFYTYFDNKKDILVEILKEYVLNAHISPDEPVPVQTNSLPGTELLLRTIVKRCFALHDFPPGFSKNILMVSLSDPDVQRIYGEYEIAMIGDIQKVVRSRIPNMGQSRLEAASIVIYSAVKGSIHSIKFNQPSIDETVLVDELITLLQSYFNSFS encoded by the coding sequence ATGCATATACCTCAGGATGTTCGACGACAGACTACAAAAAGAAAAATAGTGGATGCTGCTGTCAGTCTGTTATCAACAAGCGATTACCATCAGATAACTTCGAAGGATATTGCCAGGGAGGCGGGAATTTCGACTGGCAGTTTCTATACGTATTTCGATAATAAAAAAGATATCCTCGTCGAGATACTAAAGGAATATGTGTTGAACGCGCATATTTCTCCGGATGAGCCGGTTCCTGTACAGACAAATAGCCTGCCGGGAACGGAATTATTGCTGAGAACCATTGTCAAAAGATGTTTTGCTTTACACGATTTCCCGCCGGGGTTCAGTAAAAACATACTGATGGTAAGCCTCTCCGATCCTGACGTCCAGCGGATTTACGGCGAGTATGAAATAGCAATGATCGGAGACATTCAGAAAGTAGTTCGCAGCCGTATCCCGAATATGGGCCAATCTCGTCTTGAGGCCGCGAGCATCGTTATATACTCTGCGGTGAAAGGCTCTATTCATAGCATTAAATTCAACCAGCCTTCCATTGATGAAACTGTTCTGGTCGACGAATTGATTACGCTGTTGCAATCGTATTTTAACTCGTTTTCATAA
- a CDS encoding ABC transporter ATP-binding protein, protein MRTNSAETGPALKMEKVRKTYGEKTALEGLSLEVGRGEIFGLIGENGAGKTTAIECALGTRKADSGSSAILGMDPVSERKRVFQRVGVQFQETRFQDRITLREACETAAALYRHTRDWKPLVDGFGLAGKEKQTVGALSGGERQKLAVVLALIPDPELVFLDELTTGLDPSSRRDVWEFLKDLRDRGTAIVLTSHFMDEVEYLCDRVAILKKGVVVREGRPSDLMQKEGPHIGSLEELFLACAVTGKGESA, encoded by the coding sequence ATGAGAACAAATAGTGCGGAAACGGGTCCGGCCTTGAAGATGGAAAAGGTGAGGAAAACCTACGGGGAAAAGACGGCGCTCGAGGGGCTGAGTTTGGAAGTCGGGAGGGGCGAAATCTTCGGACTGATCGGAGAGAACGGAGCGGGAAAAACGACGGCGATCGAATGCGCGCTCGGGACGAGGAAGGCCGATTCGGGTTCGTCGGCGATCCTCGGAATGGATCCCGTATCGGAGCGCAAGCGCGTGTTTCAGCGGGTGGGCGTCCAGTTTCAGGAAACCAGGTTCCAGGACAGGATAACGCTCAGGGAAGCGTGCGAAACCGCGGCGGCGCTCTATCGTCATACGCGCGACTGGAAACCGCTCGTCGATGGATTCGGCCTTGCCGGCAAAGAGAAACAGACGGTCGGCGCGCTCTCCGGAGGAGAGCGGCAGAAACTCGCCGTGGTGCTTGCCCTCATTCCCGACCCTGAGCTGGTATTTCTCGACGAGCTCACCACCGGCCTCGATCCTTCGTCGAGGCGGGACGTGTGGGAATTTCTGAAGGACTTGAGGGACAGAGGAACCGCGATCGTGCTCACCTCGCACTTTATGGATGAAGTGGAATATCTGTGCGATCGGGTCGCAATATTAAAAAAAGGAGTCGTCGTCAGAGAGGGCCGTCCGTCGGACTTGATGCAAAAAGAAGGTCCGCACATCGGAAGCCTGGAGGAATTATTCCTTGCGTGCGCCGTTACCGGCAAAGGAGAATCGGCATGA
- a CDS encoding ABC transporter permease, whose product MKAFWALFRMEAKLAVRGGDMVIFGVAFPVGIMMLIGFISEPEAIRLAFGGIAAVGICASGLMGLPLTFSSYRHGKILKRFRVTPVSPAVLLAANALVQTLLGWTSAAAVYLIARFGFGVEIAGSPMRYIGTFLFVQASIYSLGFLIASLVPNEKTANWVCTLAYFPALFLSGATVPFEILPAGLRAFASAFPLTQGIFLLKNAVLDSDAAADLSRFLALAALAVISYIASAAKFRWD is encoded by the coding sequence ATGAAAGCGTTTTGGGCACTGTTTAGAATGGAAGCGAAACTTGCAGTCCGCGGGGGCGACATGGTGATTTTCGGCGTCGCCTTCCCCGTTGGAATCATGATGCTGATCGGATTCATCTCTGAACCCGAAGCGATCAGGCTCGCCTTCGGCGGAATCGCGGCAGTCGGAATCTGCGCGTCGGGACTCATGGGGCTTCCTCTGACCTTTTCGTCGTACCGGCACGGAAAAATACTCAAACGTTTCCGCGTCACGCCGGTAAGCCCGGCGGTTCTGCTCGCGGCGAACGCCCTCGTTCAAACGCTGCTCGGCTGGACGTCCGCGGCGGCGGTGTATCTCATCGCGCGCTTCGGCTTCGGAGTGGAAATCGCGGGTTCACCGATGAGATATATAGGAACGTTTCTGTTCGTACAGGCATCGATCTACTCGCTCGGATTTCTCATCGCCAGCCTCGTTCCGAACGAAAAAACGGCTAACTGGGTATGCACGCTCGCCTACTTCCCGGCCCTCTTTCTTTCCGGCGCGACCGTTCCCTTCGAAATTCTGCCAGCGGGACTCCGGGCTTTCGCGTCCGCTTTCCCCCTCACCCAGGGAATTTTTTTGCTGAAAAACGCGGTGCTCGATTCAGACGCCGCCGCAGATCTTTCGCGATTCCTTGCGCTTGCGGCCCTAGCGGTAATATCATACATAGCGTCGGCGGCGAAGTTCCGCTGGGACTAG
- a CDS encoding MerR family transcriptional regulator — protein MYRIGLFSKITKVTVKALRFYEEEGLVVPEYVDPSNGYRYYTSSQLPVMFNIAALRQCGFSIPEIRSVIEGKNAAEIYIERKKELEERSRETERQIASIDHYLKTLEKERTMPYQIYVKELPQALVYSLKTVVSSYDEYFSLMPRMAGELEKINPSLACVEDPPYCFIRYLDGEYRDRDISIEFCEAVMDKGNGKLPEGYRFQTIHRDPEAACVLHKGPYSTLSAAYSAVFSWIESNGYIPSDCPRESYIDGIWNKDSEDEWLTELQVPLKR, from the coding sequence ATGTATCGAATAGGACTTTTTTCGAAGATTACGAAGGTTACCGTGAAGGCGCTCCGCTTCTACGAAGAGGAAGGACTGGTCGTGCCGGAATATGTGGATCCTTCGAACGGATACCGCTACTACACGAGTTCCCAGCTTCCCGTCATGTTTAATATCGCGGCGCTCAGGCAATGCGGATTTTCCATTCCGGAAATCCGCTCGGTGATCGAAGGGAAAAACGCCGCGGAAATTTATATCGAGCGCAAAAAGGAACTGGAAGAGCGTTCGAGGGAAACGGAACGGCAGATCGCATCCATCGACCATTATCTTAAAACATTGGAAAAGGAGAGGACCATGCCCTATCAAATTTATGTCAAAGAGCTGCCGCAAGCTCTTGTGTACAGCCTGAAGACCGTAGTGTCGTCCTACGACGAATATTTCAGCCTCATGCCCCGGATGGCCGGCGAACTCGAAAAGATCAATCCATCCCTTGCCTGCGTCGAAGATCCGCCCTACTGCTTCATCCGCTATCTGGACGGAGAATACCGCGACCGCGACATTTCCATAGAATTCTGCGAAGCAGTTATGGACAAGGGCAACGGAAAACTGCCGGAGGGCTATCGATTTCAAACGATTCACCGGGATCCCGAGGCTGCCTGCGTGCTCCACAAAGGCCCCTACTCGACCCTGTCGGCGGCATACTCGGCGGTATTCTCGTGGATCGAAAGCAACGGCTATATCCCCTCAGACTGTCCCCGCGAATCCTACATCGACGGAATCTGGAACAAGGATTCGGAAGACGAATGGCTCACCGAGCTCCAGGTTCCTCTTAAACGTTGA
- a CDS encoding cysteine hydrolase family protein — protein sequence MKEVLILIDIQNDYFPYGRFPLAGMRSAASNAAKLLKRRRDEGTPVIHIRHISESPDAGFFLPDTRGSEIHDSVRPLESETVLIKHTPNSFAGTDLLEILRGLGAEELHLAGAMTNMCVDSTARAAFDLGFKVVVHGKACAARPLFGTKLIHRLFLANLGSAFARIV from the coding sequence ATGAAAGAAGTATTGATTCTAATCGATATCCAGAACGACTATTTTCCGTACGGGCGGTTCCCCCTTGCCGGAATGCGCTCCGCGGCCAGTAACGCCGCGAAACTCCTGAAACGTAGGCGGGATGAGGGAACGCCTGTTATCCATATTCGCCATATTTCGGAGAGTCCTGATGCCGGTTTTTTTCTTCCGGATACCCGGGGTTCGGAAATTCATGACTCGGTTCGGCCTCTCGAATCGGAGACGGTTTTGATAAAACATACGCCGAATTCGTTTGCCGGAACGGATTTGCTGGAAATTCTGCGCGGTCTCGGCGCGGAGGAGCTGCATCTGGCCGGCGCGATGACCAACATGTGCGTGGACAGCACGGCCCGGGCCGCATTCGACCTCGGCTTCAAGGTTGTCGTTCATGGAAAGGCATGCGCGGCGAGGCCTCTGTTCGGTACGAAACTGATCCATCGCCTGTTTCTCGCGAACCTCGGAAGCGCATTCGCCCGCATAGTGTGA